The Virgibacillus sp. SK37 region AATCAGTTATAGTAGAGGTACAAGGAATTGGTTACGAGATTATTTGTGCCAACCCATTCGTTTTTCAACACTTGCTTAACAAAGAAGTTCAGATTAGCACCTATCATTATGTGAGAGAAGATATCCAGGTTCTATACGGCTTTAAAGATGAAGAGCAAAAGTATTTGTTTACCAAGTTAATCTCCGTCTCGGGTATTGGCCCAAAAGGTGCATTGGCAGTACTTGGAACAGTTAATGTTGCTGATTTTGTCGGTGCAGTAGAACGGGAAGATGACAAATATCTAACAAGCTTTCCAGGAGTAGGAAAGAAGACGGCCAGACAGATAATATTAGATCTAAAAGGAAAGTTAACCACGATGATTTCCATTTCTCACCCAGAGTCTGATCATGAAACACAACAACTAGAAGAAAATCAGCATTTTGCAAAATTGGATGAAGCCAAGGAGGCCTTAAAAGCATTAGGATATACAGATCGTGAAATTAAATCAGTCCTACCTAAACTGCCTGACGACCAAAATAACTCTACTGACACAATAATCCGTAAAGCATTAGCATTACTAATGAAAAATTAAGAAGGGGGGATACTAAATGGAAGACAGAATGGTAACGGGTGAATTACAGAATGAAGATGCCTCTGTGGAATTAAGTCTGCGTCCAACCATATTAAAGCAATATATTGGACAACAGAAGGTAAAAGAAAATTTGAGTATTTTCATCCAGGCTGCCAAGATGCGCGAAGAGCCGCTTGACCATGTGCTACTGTATGGCCCCCCGGGTTTAGGGAAGACAACGCTTGCTGGCATTATTGCAAATGAAATGGGCGTGCAATTTCGTTCGACTTCAGGACCGGCTATAGAACGTGCAGGAGATCTTGCTGCCATACTCTCTTCGTTGGAACCTGGGGATGTTCTTTTTATCGATGAAATACATCGATTACCACGATCTGTGGAGGAGGTTTTGTACCCGGCAATGGAGGATTTTTTTCTTGATATTGTTATAGGAACTGGGCCAAGTGCTCGTTCTGTGCGAATTGACTTACCTCCGTTTACCCTAGTTGGTGCCACAACTAGAGCAGGTTTGCTCTCTGCTCCGCTAAGGGATCGATTTGGAGTGCTAAGCAGATTAGAATTTTATGAAACAAAAGATTTGTGTGCAATTGTTGAGAGAACTGCTGAAATTTTCCAAACCAGCCTTAGCAAAGAGGCGGCTATAGAGGTAGCCAGAAGATCCAGGGGTACTCCCAGAATAGCAAATCGCTTATTAAAACGGATACGTGATATTTCCCAAGTAAAAGGCGAAGAAGAGATCAGTTTCCCAACAACGAAGCTTGCTTTGGAAATGCTACAAGTGGACGATGAAGGCTTGGATCATATTGATCATAAGTTACTTAAGGGGATCATGGAAAGTTTCCAAGGAGGCCCAGTTGGTCTGGATACCATCGCAGCTACCATTGGGGAAGAATCGCAGACGATAGAAGATGTTTAT contains the following coding sequences:
- the ruvA gene encoding Holliday junction branch migration protein RuvA, with the protein product MIAYIKGNLTYIQDESVIVEVQGIGYEIICANPFVFQHLLNKEVQISTYHYVREDIQVLYGFKDEEQKYLFTKLISVSGIGPKGALAVLGTVNVADFVGAVEREDDKYLTSFPGVGKKTARQIILDLKGKLTTMISISHPESDHETQQLEENQHFAKLDEAKEALKALGYTDREIKSVLPKLPDDQNNSTDTIIRKALALLMKN
- the ruvB gene encoding Holliday junction branch migration DNA helicase RuvB, translated to MEDRMVTGELQNEDASVELSLRPTILKQYIGQQKVKENLSIFIQAAKMREEPLDHVLLYGPPGLGKTTLAGIIANEMGVQFRSTSGPAIERAGDLAAILSSLEPGDVLFIDEIHRLPRSVEEVLYPAMEDFFLDIVIGTGPSARSVRIDLPPFTLVGATTRAGLLSAPLRDRFGVLSRLEFYETKDLCAIVERTAEIFQTSLSKEAAIEVARRSRGTPRIANRLLKRIRDISQVKGEEEISFPTTKLALEMLQVDDEGLDHIDHKLLKGIMESFQGGPVGLDTIAATIGEESQTIEDVYEPYLLQIGFIQRTPRGRVVTPKAYQHFGVKENEQ